A stretch of the Bacillus anthracis str. Vollum genome encodes the following:
- the opp3b gene encoding oligopeptide ABC transporter permease, with product MGRYVLKRFVYMALTLFLITTLTFFLMKLLPGSPLKNQEKLSPAQKEIILEKYGLNDPVPVQYARYLGNLAKGDLGVSFQYDNRPVTDMIVDRIGPSAQLGLQAIILGTFIGLILGIVAALRNNTWVDYGATIISVLGMSVPSFVFAALLQYFVGVKLGWFPVAFWKGPEFTVMPTIALSMAVIATIARFARAELIEVMQADYILTAKAKGISQGVIIIKHALRNALIPVVTILGPMVAGLITGTLVIEQIYAVPGLGEQFVKSITVNDYTVIMGTTIFYSAIFILVIFIVDILYGIIDPRIRLAGGKK from the coding sequence TTTGACATTATTTTTAATTACTACGTTGACTTTCTTTTTGATGAAATTACTTCCAGGTTCTCCGCTTAAAAATCAGGAGAAGTTATCACCGGCACAAAAAGAAATCATTCTTGAAAAATATGGTTTAAATGATCCAGTACCAGTTCAATATGCGCGTTACTTAGGTAACTTAGCAAAAGGTGATTTAGGGGTATCATTCCAATATGATAACCGTCCAGTAACAGATATGATTGTGGATCGCATTGGACCATCAGCACAACTTGGTTTACAAGCGATTATATTAGGAACATTTATCGGTTTAATTTTAGGAATCGTTGCGGCACTTCGTAACAATACGTGGGTCGACTATGGAGCGACAATTATCTCCGTACTCGGGATGTCGGTACCATCGTTCGTATTCGCCGCATTACTACAATATTTCGTAGGGGTAAAACTTGGATGGTTCCCAGTAGCATTCTGGAAAGGACCAGAGTTTACAGTAATGCCTACAATCGCTTTATCGATGGCAGTTATCGCAACAATCGCACGTTTCGCTCGTGCAGAGTTAATTGAAGTTATGCAAGCTGACTACATTTTAACAGCGAAAGCGAAAGGAATTAGCCAAGGTGTTATCATTATTAAACACGCACTTCGTAACGCGTTAATTCCAGTTGTAACAATTTTAGGACCAATGGTTGCAGGGTTAATTACAGGTACATTAGTTATTGAGCAAATTTATGCTGTACCAGGACTAGGGGAGCAGTTCGTTAAATCTATTACAGTGAATGACTATACAGTTATTATGGGAACTACAATTTTCTATAGTGCAATCTTCATCTTAGTTATTTTCATTGTCGATATTTTATATGGAATTATTGATCCTCGAATTCGTTTAGCGGGAGGGAAAAAATGA
- the opp3C gene encoding oligopeptide ABC transporter permease, whose amino-acid sequence MMKDVQKLSPDLFQQANQNNVDNEVIARPSLTFWQDVRRRLFQHKGAMFGLVLLTLIILLAILGPMVSKHSYKEQDLGRAKLPPKIPVIENVHWLPFDGTDQYGVDQYEKRDIKEYFWFGTDDLGRDLWTRTWEGTRVSLYIALLAAAIDLVIGVAYGGISAFYGGRVDNIMQRIMEIINGIPYLIIVILMVIIMGSGIWSITLAMAITGWIGMSRIVRGQILKLKNQEYVLASRTLGATNTQLIVKHLIPNVMGPIIVMTMFTIPTAVFGEAFLSFIGLGIQPPFASLGSLVNDGYKSIQTYPHMMFIPAVVISILILAFNLMADGLRDALDPKMRK is encoded by the coding sequence ATGATGAAAGATGTACAAAAATTATCTCCAGATTTATTTCAACAAGCCAATCAAAATAATGTGGATAATGAAGTCATTGCCCGTCCAAGCTTAACGTTTTGGCAAGATGTAAGAAGACGTTTGTTCCAACATAAAGGAGCAATGTTCGGTTTAGTTTTATTAACGCTTATTATCTTACTAGCAATTTTAGGACCGATGGTAAGTAAGCACTCGTATAAAGAGCAAGATTTAGGACGTGCGAAATTACCACCGAAAATTCCAGTTATTGAAAATGTTCATTGGTTACCATTTGACGGTACAGATCAATACGGTGTTGACCAATATGAAAAACGTGATATTAAAGAGTATTTCTGGTTTGGTACAGATGATCTTGGCCGCGATTTATGGACAAGAACATGGGAAGGTACGCGCGTATCATTATATATCGCTCTTTTAGCAGCAGCAATTGACTTAGTAATTGGGGTTGCATATGGAGGTATTTCAGCATTCTATGGCGGTAGAGTAGATAACATTATGCAACGTATTATGGAGATTATTAACGGTATTCCATACTTAATCATCGTTATTTTAATGGTAATCATTATGGGATCTGGTATATGGTCAATTACACTCGCAATGGCAATTACAGGTTGGATAGGGATGTCGCGTATCGTTCGTGGACAAATCCTAAAATTAAAAAATCAAGAATACGTATTAGCATCTCGTACATTAGGTGCAACAAATACACAATTAATTGTAAAACACTTAATCCCGAACGTAATGGGACCAATTATCGTAATGACAATGTTTACAATCCCAACAGCGGTGTTTGGTGAGGCGTTCTTAAGCTTCATCGGTTTAGGTATTCAGCCACCATTCGCGTCACTTGGTTCTCTTGTAAATGACGGTTATAAATCAATTCAAACGTATCCGCATATGATGTTCATCCCTGCGGTTGTTATCAGTATATTAATCTTAGCGTTTAACTTAATGGCAGACGGATTACGCGACGCGTTAGATCCAAAAATGCGTAAGTAA